A single region of the Streptomyces sp. NBC_01262 genome encodes:
- a CDS encoding SHOCT domain-containing protein has protein sequence MPGLIRGVARTAVVAGTATAVSNRVSRRQQGRWAQQSDQEPAPAQQQPAGDSSDKLDQLKQLGELKTQGVLTEAEFEDQKRKILDS, from the coding sequence ATGCCAGGTCTCATCCGCGGAGTCGCACGCACCGCCGTGGTCGCCGGAACCGCGACCGCCGTCTCGAATCGCGTGTCACGACGGCAGCAGGGCCGCTGGGCCCAGCAGAGCGACCAGGAACCGGCGCCCGCCCAGCAGCAACCGGCCGGCGACAGCTCCGACAAGCTGGACCAGCTCAAACAACTCGGTGAGCTGAAAACCCAGGGGGTCCTCACCGAGGCCGAGTTCGAGGACCAGAAGCGTAAGATCCTCGACTCCTGA
- a CDS encoding DUF6325 family protein — translation MGPVDYLVVEFPGSRMTGEGLPLLVDLVDRGVIRIIDLMFVKKESDGSVVVMEISDLAKDGKPELTVFEGASSGVLGRDDLEEAAAVISPGDSAGVLVYENLWAAPFAAALRRGGAQLVAGGRIPVQAVLAALDASEESSPT, via the coding sequence ATGGGGCCGGTCGACTACCTGGTGGTTGAATTTCCCGGTAGCCGCATGACGGGTGAAGGACTGCCGCTACTGGTTGACCTGGTCGACCGGGGAGTGATCCGCATCATCGACTTGATGTTCGTCAAGAAGGAGTCCGACGGGTCCGTCGTGGTCATGGAGATCTCCGACCTTGCCAAGGACGGAAAACCCGAACTGACCGTGTTCGAGGGCGCCTCCTCAGGCGTGCTCGGCAGGGACGACCTCGAAGAGGCAGCCGCGGTCATCTCTCCTGGCGACTCCGCAGGAGTACTGGTGTACGAAAACCTCTGGGCCGCGCCGTTCGCCGCCGCGCTCCGGCGCGGGGGCGCCCAGCTGGTGGCCGGCGGTCGGATCCCGGTTCAGGCCGTCCTGGCCGCGCTCGACGCCAGCGAGGAATCCTCCCCCACTTAG